The following proteins are encoded in a genomic region of Paenibacillus antri:
- a CDS encoding S8 family serine peptidase, which translates to MTMKQNTNRKKMKRKGLAGILILSLIMQTWPAVGIAESASSVQMVDENKMKEALAVALKEVFSSEQPEPEAEETPPPGKLPPAEELPPAEELPPAEELPPAEELPPAEEPKPELTDPLAGLRLSGGESGDIIVRFKDSSSLLRGSNLAATEDGGSADDLQLVQVEAGTNMESLLAELNKDPRVAYAEPNYRLTSQSMFEKLTPTDGKYGEQWAFDWDQLAPAAAWETGLWRLFQEAANGEDNEYDLNGNGYLDEADDIPGLVASEAAEVIVAVVDTGVAAAHEDLDGKVLPGYNAITDSEASGAAQDDSANGHGTHVAGIIAANVSNEWGDEEPQGIAGVTGNFPIKILPVKALDAAGIGTVYHIARGIEWAADHGAKVINLSLGARLPDFPQTLANAIQYALDRGAVVIAAAGNGSGYVQDFYPASLPGVVSVAASDPAHHPASFSNRGATITAPGVNIWSTLPGNRYGELSGTSQAAAYASGTAALYRSVHPDVSVEKVSYALDVGEKDYPENCTSYWWGTVCENHYYVLNMAQTLNSDSEPWTNIEILEPVPPESGGDLLVRGQVNTVVRVQNIAETQKVVFSLSAYDSDEGVPILLGEVEREEIPESGVIAFQWDSAQYKDGRYTLLVDLYYSEENYTYDYLELNIANGTFGGFEIEVDKPDGTAAAGARITVSHRVEEVDSETGESYSWYERIWVGQADTEGKAVISGTDAISGNDFLVTARGSDPAFFYYRTARAPGNVHFTGADAQRMSISGLQTDREPLAGALILFELLDEGAGEPVPYDDNVSDIPMTVLNAEGESELYLSRGTYDIRLVDADSYYFLVHKNIDITNDTHTVAFHPEADEVSTVGIMSGDFAAASFLLKDGNGAFIGIQGVPEAMKATVTPGEYIAQIDAIVPDEGANKEYVWTLVTPKLQLQPGEERHVVYGSPLGGTIQNSPIFHEDGVREQGESAYFNIYFLDPYKNYTSGLASQPLGSHEASGVSAAGGSILVRPQPKPSEPADTYVYRPASLQFEAWNQNAVSVRPTFIVQDAEGNAVPGSRSISLSASTDYANAYWDIPFNLPVGTYYAKASLASGPLSAEDTGITETPPFAVEVKAAEQEPFDPDISIQVLDRAGNPMVGARVRLVVHAGDSFDFMPEAYGDTDIRGVAAFQDLYWDPEGTFGALITGTSPNPDGPSGEQEAIVWFEPFAYEGTPVSLVASAEDLDWNRVVLKPIDHLGEEFSELSAMSFTVVGHDGIGAAYDWSFVGDSDDSLPDALTLWLPNGEYTFQAYSQQHRFQTEYSPDPEDLYFLTKRVRLPSELPADGTILLGGEDLARLAFASPASSQRTPEYVVPSAALYPEGVPYAPILYPQYVGSVYDEDEGESSSKVVNRELYVTPGTYTAQAALVHHRFDGDWDYWLERSIALSPKQTWTWDMDDAFSSMIATDKESYGQAGTVTFHHDIRDSRDNRLVAAAIGLNLENGGYTPSSMPVQSGGATAQNHDELAPFVTLYDPEGTEIDHFKEAGWNDEVIKQMWTNGDFGFGNTRAPLLKGGSTYFGAEYTLPMQLPSGAYRAKLTFQGGPHSFAPAETFFSVDVGIEAPHLDPLPAFTNAGQIEISGTAQPGSQIAIRYRIGGGAAVEAGTAAADAATGRFSATLALPQEGAYAITARATANGMTSVEAAPRTLTVDRTPPGAPLQFAGVSETPTSVQLSWLVPSNESAVRYEVKRDGVVLVTALTGESYGDQGLTADTEYAYEVTAVDQAGNRSPSAAVTVRTLASILLEIASFRWQGVKDANGLLVREADLKFILTGNPGVQASAVVAYRTEGGDGEPVATSVELTEDKDSQGRGLGIYRGAYTLPEGVIELVSITGVLANGTSRNDSQAATGLPLPLSGELAVTIVVDPVDEPNSGVLNGGSVTAWSPSKRSGGRAATAGKGTYVLPMLAPADDYVVRILSHTGAVLLEQTGVLVSSGVTSDISLKPNLPVPLYVRVLDDSANPVEGAGVVLNGGIAVGISGGDGWARTYRNAGAPAPASMYDQLISGAEVTLKVDADERYFPVEPVRTLLTPDNDTVVITVPKRPVAALQGSIATNERQGLAGAAITVYQKLDGKEIVRFTQSDSNGNYAIQLFAGAETRLFVSHRNTGSKNFELDTPLGNGENRTFDMELFAQKAISLKVYTQKIGHPAFEMDMDWRVAVHLRLNIRNTGRVGKSKNTSISYSNNAFSKIAIPDGEPGDRIIITADGYEAGLGTASVEVVLNNDSWASAEIRLTEEGRVDALVRDELAQAQEGKERWVDVFRSGPEGKSWVKAASSKSEALSTGNLDDGTYTLVYHWDYQWMRDYNALLQRLGANAVVRDNVVVRNGEVIELASISLPSPDSTAAGYFRGREGNELTASKYETGPGQTVTLRAGYKYAGNQALGDLVFLLGIPEGASLVANSVAVNAVQGPGDPIVSERSGQVEVRLGETPAGPVEGSIVYKVRIGDHADWPTAAAEAWAEFKAAGVPKREKLGHVVLQVPYVTIAAPSTVWTRQVPVNGRAPAGADVQIYDSSDLLAETTASSTGLWQTTVTLPDRGSSAHHALRAQTPSGDVGDPAISPAAFVVYDPDRPRITSVTMKQQDGRQITFAPGSKFPYVYVPSYAFNFNVSFNDSSRVSNLTIYAENGAKAGGGNAPPTGTITSVLASSGSSYSSTPGRIYASYDVAPKAWSSAAVMPIDPGKVRASMPDPWRDASVRKVDYNDGDPNTTETSTELLIGGNPHLRLNTSIVVRNIVYTPTDEEAAAVVNGGPPVYGFEINHRIVGNDLEYEIKAIIPDSELNPGQIGAQGIETPAKLAWIFGKTAVDGGLALSDLYSTINGALGYSEYADKVDKALAGCSGDSIVYPAYRDYANYLKDAARRDFVVSNLVQLSFTGIGAFAGFGVGGAIGLAVANMVLATAVDMQKDKRLNDFINDIKNDAECEKKDDDDNDRKKELIADPTWIIDPSGYVYEAVPDNRLEGVTTTILQKVGDDWTVWDAAWFEQENPLTTDSQGRYGWDVPVGLWKVLYEEEGYVAAFSDELPVPPPQLDVNVGLVSLAPPQVSNVKATEKGIDITFDKYMTVTTLGASTVKVYIPDEVDEFGFPAEAAGSVVPVVPQADPSREGVQLARTFRFTPSSPLTIGGRYRVWVGQLAQSYAERPMETDFDQTVQAVSSVVEEVTNVQVVSGDRRLTLTWNDPQSANASKLRIAWRKQGTVEYGEPVEIGIGIGTYTLMNLDNDAVYEARIIVVDVSGEASSGVVVTGTPKKPSQPPGGGWGPVPTVPALPANEQTVTVAAGAQTHSFFNGEVSLVLPEGALPTGTKLLIRKVQETAPLPAGFSSLSDSYEISSEGEAPAQPIELRIKLASDRMIPDFRKLGIYRHEGGKWHYNSSISHLSTRTVTANVRKWGKYAVLSYSRSFDDLFGHWSKDAVEVLASRHIVDGVNERKFVPNQFVTRAEIAKLWAETLESVAGNELPQVEKKQIFMDVPPNAWYFPYVQAAASYGLVQGSAGKFRPNDPVTREELAVLISRLLERLKVTLNEDTELPFKDASGISSWALQAVKQVYGEGAMIGVSPSEFAPKAKTTRGEAAMALFRILDKLDMITGE; encoded by the coding sequence ATGACGATGAAACAAAACACGAACCGTAAAAAGATGAAGCGCAAAGGTTTAGCGGGCATTCTTATCCTGTCGTTGATCATGCAAACTTGGCCGGCGGTCGGGATCGCTGAAAGCGCTTCCTCCGTGCAGATGGTTGACGAGAACAAGATGAAGGAAGCCCTGGCCGTAGCTCTGAAGGAAGTGTTTAGTTCTGAGCAGCCGGAGCCGGAAGCGGAAGAGACTCCGCCGCCGGGAAAGCTGCCTCCGGCAGAAGAGCTGCCTCCGGCAGAAGAGCTGCCTCCGGCAGAAGAGCTGCCTCCGGCAGAAGAGCTGCCTCCGGCAGAAGAGCCTAAGCCTGAGCTTACAGACCCGCTAGCCGGTTTACGGCTTTCCGGCGGCGAGTCGGGGGACATTATCGTCCGCTTCAAGGACAGCTCCTCTCTGTTGAGGGGCAGTAACCTGGCTGCAACCGAGGATGGGGGCTCCGCCGACGATCTGCAGCTTGTGCAAGTCGAGGCAGGAACGAACATGGAGAGTCTGCTTGCCGAATTGAACAAGGACCCGAGAGTAGCTTATGCCGAGCCGAACTATCGGCTGACTTCGCAATCGATGTTTGAGAAGCTTACGCCGACGGATGGCAAATACGGGGAACAATGGGCATTCGATTGGGATCAGCTGGCGCCTGCGGCGGCGTGGGAAACGGGTCTCTGGCGATTGTTCCAAGAAGCGGCGAACGGCGAAGACAACGAATACGATCTTAACGGCAACGGATACTTGGACGAAGCGGATGATATTCCGGGCCTTGTCGCATCCGAAGCCGCCGAGGTGATCGTGGCTGTCGTGGACACGGGCGTTGCAGCGGCTCATGAAGACTTGGACGGCAAAGTGCTTCCGGGTTACAACGCGATTACGGACTCGGAAGCCTCCGGCGCGGCGCAAGACGATTCCGCCAACGGCCACGGTACGCATGTGGCGGGGATCATTGCGGCGAACGTCAGCAACGAGTGGGGCGACGAAGAACCGCAAGGCATCGCCGGCGTAACCGGGAACTTCCCGATTAAGATTCTGCCGGTTAAAGCGCTGGACGCCGCCGGAATCGGAACGGTGTACCATATTGCGCGAGGCATCGAATGGGCTGCGGACCATGGCGCGAAAGTCATTAACTTAAGTCTGGGCGCGCGGCTGCCCGATTTTCCGCAGACGCTTGCGAACGCGATTCAGTATGCGTTGGACCGGGGCGCCGTCGTGATTGCGGCGGCAGGCAATGGCAGCGGGTATGTTCAGGATTTCTATCCGGCCTCCTTGCCCGGCGTCGTCTCCGTAGCGGCCTCGGATCCGGCGCATCATCCGGCGTCGTTCTCGAACCGGGGCGCTACGATTACCGCGCCGGGCGTCAACATCTGGTCGACGCTGCCCGGCAACCGATACGGCGAGCTAAGCGGAACGTCGCAGGCTGCGGCCTACGCTTCCGGCACCGCCGCGTTATATCGCTCCGTCCATCCGGACGTTAGCGTGGAGAAAGTTTCTTATGCGCTTGATGTTGGGGAGAAGGATTATCCTGAAAATTGCACGTCCTATTGGTGGGGGACAGTTTGCGAGAATCATTATTACGTTCTGAATATGGCTCAAACGTTAAACAGCGACAGCGAGCCTTGGACGAATATTGAAATCCTCGAACCCGTCCCGCCGGAGTCGGGCGGCGATCTTCTCGTTCGAGGACAAGTGAATACGGTCGTGCGCGTACAAAACATTGCCGAGACGCAGAAGGTCGTGTTCAGCCTCAGCGCTTACGATTCCGACGAAGGCGTGCCGATCTTGCTCGGAGAGGTCGAACGGGAGGAGATCCCCGAGAGCGGCGTTATCGCTTTCCAATGGGATTCGGCCCAGTACAAGGACGGAAGGTACACCCTATTGGTTGATTTGTATTATTCGGAAGAGAACTATACCTACGACTATCTGGAGCTAAACATCGCGAACGGCACGTTCGGCGGATTCGAGATCGAAGTAGATAAACCCGATGGGACCGCGGCCGCGGGAGCGAGAATTACGGTAAGTCATCGGGTCGAAGAGGTGGACTCGGAAACCGGCGAATCCTACTCCTGGTACGAGCGCATATGGGTAGGGCAGGCGGATACGGAAGGGAAGGCGGTCATCTCGGGAACGGATGCGATATCCGGTAACGACTTCTTGGTGACGGCCCGCGGCTCCGACCCTGCATTTTTCTATTACCGAACGGCTCGCGCGCCCGGCAACGTCCATTTCACGGGTGCGGACGCGCAGCGGATGTCCATCTCCGGACTTCAGACGGATCGCGAGCCGCTTGCCGGCGCGTTGATTCTGTTCGAGCTGCTCGATGAGGGTGCCGGGGAGCCGGTCCCATACGATGACAACGTATCCGATATCCCGATGACGGTATTGAATGCCGAAGGCGAGTCGGAATTGTATTTGAGCCGAGGGACATACGATATCCGTCTCGTGGACGCAGACTCGTATTATTTCCTCGTTCATAAGAACATCGATATTACGAACGACACCCATACGGTAGCTTTTCATCCCGAAGCCGATGAAGTAAGCACGGTTGGCATCATGTCCGGAGATTTCGCGGCCGCCAGCTTCCTGCTGAAGGACGGGAACGGCGCATTCATCGGCATCCAAGGGGTTCCGGAGGCGATGAAAGCGACGGTGACCCCTGGCGAATATATCGCCCAGATCGACGCGATCGTGCCGGACGAGGGCGCGAACAAGGAATATGTATGGACGCTTGTTACGCCGAAGCTGCAGCTTCAACCGGGCGAGGAGCGCCATGTCGTGTACGGCTCGCCGCTGGGCGGTACGATACAGAACAGCCCGATCTTTCATGAAGATGGAGTTAGGGAGCAAGGCGAATCGGCTTATTTTAACATCTATTTCCTCGATCCGTACAAGAACTACACGTCCGGATTGGCGTCTCAGCCGCTAGGCTCGCACGAGGCATCCGGGGTATCCGCTGCCGGCGGTTCGATCTTGGTCCGTCCGCAGCCGAAGCCGTCGGAACCGGCGGATACATATGTCTACCGTCCGGCCAGCCTCCAGTTCGAAGCATGGAACCAGAATGCCGTCTCGGTACGCCCGACGTTCATCGTTCAAGACGCCGAAGGGAATGCCGTTCCGGGAAGCAGAAGCATAAGTCTGTCCGCAAGTACGGATTACGCCAATGCGTATTGGGACATTCCGTTCAACCTGCCGGTCGGCACGTACTATGCGAAAGCAAGCTTGGCGAGCGGACCGTTATCCGCGGAAGATACGGGAATTACGGAAACGCCGCCGTTCGCGGTCGAGGTGAAGGCGGCTGAGCAAGAGCCCTTCGATCCGGATATATCGATTCAGGTTCTCGATCGAGCCGGCAATCCGATGGTCGGCGCCCGCGTTCGACTTGTCGTCCACGCCGGGGATTCGTTCGACTTCATGCCTGAGGCTTATGGCGATACGGACATTCGCGGCGTTGCGGCTTTTCAAGACTTATATTGGGATCCGGAGGGCACTTTCGGGGCTTTGATTACCGGTACCAGTCCGAATCCCGACGGACCTTCCGGCGAACAGGAAGCAATCGTATGGTTCGAGCCTTTCGCTTATGAGGGCACTCCGGTTTCCCTCGTGGCTTCGGCCGAGGATTTGGATTGGAACCGGGTCGTTCTGAAGCCGATCGATCATCTCGGCGAGGAATTTTCCGAGTTATCCGCGATGTCGTTCACGGTGGTCGGCCATGACGGCATCGGAGCGGCATATGATTGGTCCTTCGTCGGCGATTCGGACGATTCGCTTCCCGACGCGCTAACGCTGTGGCTTCCGAATGGAGAATATACATTCCAAGCTTACTCGCAGCAACATCGTTTTCAAACCGAATATTCACCTGATCCGGAAGATCTATATTTTCTCACGAAACGAGTCCGCCTGCCTTCGGAGCTTCCGGCAGACGGAACGATCCTGTTAGGCGGAGAGGACTTGGCCCGGCTTGCATTCGCGAGTCCTGCGTCTTCGCAGCGGACGCCCGAATATGTCGTTCCAAGCGCAGCGCTTTATCCTGAAGGCGTTCCTTACGCGCCGATTCTGTATCCGCAATATGTCGGCAGCGTCTACGACGAAGATGAGGGCGAATCGTCCTCTAAGGTCGTCAACAGAGAGCTGTACGTAACGCCGGGCACGTACACCGCCCAAGCCGCGCTCGTGCACCATCGTTTCGACGGGGATTGGGACTATTGGCTCGAACGCTCCATTGCTTTGTCGCCGAAGCAGACCTGGACATGGGATATGGACGACGCCTTCAGCTCCATGATCGCAACCGACAAAGAAAGCTATGGGCAAGCAGGCACCGTGACGTTCCATCATGATATCCGCGACAGCCGCGATAACCGGCTCGTGGCTGCCGCCATCGGTTTGAATCTCGAAAACGGCGGTTATACGCCTTCTTCCATGCCGGTCCAAAGCGGCGGTGCAACGGCGCAGAACCATGATGAACTGGCGCCGTTCGTAACCCTTTACGATCCGGAAGGAACGGAGATCGACCATTTCAAGGAAGCCGGATGGAACGACGAGGTTATTAAACAGATGTGGACGAACGGGGACTTCGGATTCGGAAATACTCGCGCTCCTCTCCTGAAAGGCGGGAGCACGTATTTCGGAGCCGAGTATACGCTGCCGATGCAGCTTCCGAGCGGGGCTTACCGCGCGAAGCTGACGTTCCAAGGCGGTCCGCATTCGTTCGCGCCGGCGGAAACGTTCTTCTCGGTCGATGTCGGAATCGAAGCGCCGCATCTCGATCCGCTTCCGGCCTTCACGAACGCCGGCCAGATCGAGATTTCCGGCACCGCGCAGCCCGGGTCGCAAATCGCGATTCGATATCGGATCGGCGGAGGAGCGGCAGTGGAAGCGGGCACCGCCGCTGCCGATGCGGCGACAGGCCGCTTCAGCGCGACGCTTGCGCTGCCGCAGGAAGGTGCTTATGCGATTACCGCCAGGGCAACGGCGAACGGAATGACGAGCGTAGAAGCCGCTCCGCGGACGCTGACCGTCGACCGGACGCCGCCGGGAGCTCCGCTCCAGTTCGCAGGCGTCTCCGAAACGCCGACTAGCGTTCAGCTTTCATGGCTGGTTCCATCGAACGAATCCGCCGTTCGTTACGAGGTGAAGCGCGATGGCGTTGTCCTCGTTACCGCGCTGACCGGCGAGTCGTATGGGGACCAAGGCCTTACGGCAGACACCGAGTACGCTTATGAAGTAACGGCCGTCGATCAGGCGGGCAACCGCTCTCCGTCGGCAGCCGTAACCGTTCGGACGCTCGCTTCTATTCTCTTGGAGATTGCGAGCTTCCGATGGCAGGGCGTCAAGGATGCGAACGGCCTGCTCGTCCGGGAGGCGGATCTGAAGTTTATTCTTACCGGCAATCCCGGGGTTCAAGCTTCCGCCGTCGTCGCGTATCGGACGGAAGGCGGCGACGGCGAGCCCGTCGCGACTTCGGTCGAATTAACGGAAGACAAGGATTCCCAAGGGAGAGGCCTGGGCATCTACCGTGGCGCGTATACGCTTCCGGAGGGCGTTATTGAGCTTGTCTCCATCACCGGAGTTCTGGCGAATGGCACGAGTCGGAACGACTCGCAAGCAGCGACGGGACTGCCGTTGCCGCTCAGCGGGGAGCTAGCCGTAACGATCGTCGTCGATCCTGTTGACGAGCCGAATAGCGGCGTTCTGAACGGGGGCTCCGTAACGGCATGGAGCCCGTCCAAGCGGAGCGGAGGAAGGGCCGCAACCGCGGGCAAGGGCACGTACGTGCTGCCTATGCTCGCGCCGGCCGACGATTATGTCGTTCGCATCTTGTCGCATACCGGAGCGGTACTTCTGGAGCAGACGGGAGTCCTTGTATCCAGCGGCGTCACATCCGACATCAGCTTGAAACCGAATCTTCCCGTTCCGCTGTACGTTCGGGTGCTCGACGATTCCGCTAACCCGGTCGAAGGCGCAGGCGTCGTGCTGAACGGAGGCATCGCGGTCGGAATCAGCGGCGGCGACGGATGGGCGAGGACGTATCGGAACGCGGGAGCTCCTGCGCCGGCCTCGATGTACGATCAGTTGATTTCAGGAGCGGAGGTAACCTTGAAGGTCGATGCGGATGAGCGGTACTTCCCGGTCGAGCCCGTGCGAACGCTGTTGACTCCGGACAACGATACGGTTGTCATCACCGTGCCGAAGCGTCCGGTCGCCGCGCTGCAAGGCAGCATCGCGACGAACGAACGACAGGGGCTTGCCGGCGCCGCCATTACCGTCTATCAGAAGCTCGACGGCAAGGAGATCGTTCGGTTCACGCAGTCGGATTCGAACGGCAACTATGCGATCCAGCTCTTCGCCGGCGCCGAGACGAGGCTGTTCGTGTCCCACCGCAATACCGGGTCCAAGAACTTCGAGCTGGACACTCCGCTCGGGAATGGCGAGAATCGCACATTCGACATGGAATTGTTCGCTCAGAAGGCGATTTCCCTGAAGGTGTACACGCAGAAGATCGGGCATCCGGCGTTCGAGATGGATATGGATTGGCGGGTCGCCGTTCATTTGCGACTCAACATTCGGAATACGGGCCGAGTAGGAAAATCGAAGAATACGTCTATCAGCTATTCGAACAACGCCTTTTCCAAGATTGCGATACCTGACGGAGAACCGGGAGACCGGATTATCATTACCGCGGACGGGTACGAAGCGGGGCTCGGCACCGCCAGCGTCGAAGTCGTGCTGAACAACGATTCGTGGGCATCCGCCGAAATCCGCTTGACGGAGGAGGGGAGAGTCGACGCTCTAGTTCGCGACGAGCTCGCGCAGGCGCAGGAAGGCAAGGAGCGATGGGTGGACGTCTTCCGATCCGGTCCGGAGGGCAAGTCGTGGGTCAAAGCGGCCTCGTCGAAATCCGAAGCCCTCTCGACAGGAAATCTCGACGACGGAACCTATACGCTTGTGTACCACTGGGATTATCAATGGATGAGGGACTACAATGCGCTGCTGCAGAGGCTTGGCGCCAACGCGGTCGTGCGCGACAACGTCGTGGTCCGAAATGGCGAGGTCATTGAGCTTGCATCGATTTCCCTGCCGTCGCCGGATTCGACGGCCGCAGGGTATTTCCGGGGTCGGGAAGGCAACGAATTGACCGCGAGCAAATACGAGACGGGACCGGGACAGACCGTTACGCTGCGAGCTGGCTACAAGTATGCCGGCAATCAGGCGCTTGGCGATCTCGTCTTCCTCTTAGGCATTCCGGAAGGAGCGTCACTCGTCGCGAACAGCGTTGCCGTCAATGCCGTCCAAGGCCCAGGGGACCCGATCGTCTCCGAACGATCCGGCCAAGTAGAGGTACGCTTGGGCGAGACGCCGGCGGGTCCGGTCGAAGGCTCGATCGTCTACAAGGTTCGAATCGGGGACCATGCCGATTGGCCGACAGCGGCTGCCGAGGCGTGGGCGGAGTTCAAGGCTGCGGGCGTTCCGAAGCGAGAGAAGCTCGGTCACGTTGTCCTCCAAGTGCCTTACGTAACGATCGCCGCCCCGAGCACGGTATGGACGCGGCAAGTTCCGGTCAACGGCCGCGCGCCTGCCGGAGCGGACGTGCAAATCTATGATTCGTCGGATTTGCTGGCGGAGACGACCGCCTCTTCGACGGGCTTGTGGCAGACGACGGTGACGTTGCCGGATCGAGGAAGCAGCGCCCATCATGCATTGCGAGCGCAGACGCCTTCCGGGGACGTCGGGGATCCGGCAATCTCGCCTGCCGCCTTCGTCGTCTATGACCCTGACAGGCCGCGCATCACCAGCGTGACGATGAAGCAGCAGGACGGCCGGCAGATCACGTTCGCGCCGGGAAGCAAGTTCCCTTACGTGTACGTGCCGAGCTATGCCTTCAACTTCAATGTGAGCTTCAACGATAGCTCGCGGGTGTCCAATCTGACAATCTATGCGGAAAACGGGGCGAAAGCCGGAGGCGGCAACGCGCCTCCGACCGGGACGATCACATCCGTGCTGGCGAGCTCGGGCTCGAGTTACTCTTCTACGCCGGGCCGGATCTACGCCTCTTACGACGTAGCGCCGAAAGCATGGTCGAGCGCGGCCGTCATGCCGATCGATCCGGGCAAGGTTCGTGCATCGATGCCAGACCCGTGGAGGGACGCCTCCGTGCGTAAGGTCGATTACAATGACGGCGATCCGAATACGACGGAGACGAGTACCGAGCTGTTGATCGGAGGCAACCCGCATTTAAGGCTGAACACGTCGATCGTCGTCCGCAATATCGTATACACGCCTACCGATGAAGAAGCCGCGGCAGTCGTGAACGGCGGTCCGCCGGTGTATGGGTTCGAAATCAACCACAGAATCGTCGGCAACGACTTGGAGTACGAGATCAAGGCGATTATTCCCGACTCGGAGCTGAATCCGGGGCAAATCGGCGCGCAAGGGATCGAAACGCCGGCGAAGCTGGCATGGATATTCGGCAAGACGGCCGTCGACGGCGGTCTGGCGCTTTCGGATTTGTACAGCACGATCAACGGGGCGCTCGGGTATTCGGAATACGCGGACAAAGTGGATAAAGCGCTGGCGGGCTGCAGCGGCGATTCGATCGTCTATCCGGCCTATCGCGATTATGCGAACTACTTGAAAGATGCAGCGAGACGCGACTTCGTCGTAAGCAACCTCGTCCAGCTGTCCTTCACGGGCATCGGCGCGTTCGCAGGCTTCGGCGTAGGCGGGGCGATCGGTCTAGCCGTCGCCAATATGGTGCTGGCTACGGCGGTCGACATGCAGAAGGATAAGAGGCTGAACGATTTCATTAACGACATCAAGAACGATGCGGAATGCGAAAAGAAAGACGATGACGATAACGATCGGAAGAAGGAATTGATCGCAGACCCGACTTGGATTATCGATCCGAGCGGGTACGTCTACGAGGCCGTTCCGGATAATCGTCTGGAAGGCGTAACGACGACGATCCTTCAGAAGGTAGGAGACGACTGGACCGTATGGGATGCCGCCTGGTTCGAACAGGAAAATCCATTGACGACGGACAGCCAAGGGCGATACGGCTGGGATGTGCCGGTCGGCCTGTGGAAGGTTCTCTACGAGGAGGAAGGCTACGTGGCGGCATTCAGCGATGAGCTGCCGGTGCCGCCGCCGCAGCTGGACGTGAACGTCGGCCTCGTGTCCTTGGCGCCGCCGCAAGTTTCGAATGTGAAAGCGACGGAGAAAGGAATCGATATCACCTTCGATAAGTACATGACGGTGACGACGCTCGGCGCTTCGACGGTGAAGGTCTACATCCCGGACGAAGTAGATGAATTCGGCTTCCCTGCAGAGGCGGCGGGCAGCGTGGTTCCGGTAGTACCGCAAGCCGACCCGAGCCGCGAAGGCGTACAGCTCGCGCGGACGTTCCGATTTACGCCGAGCTCGCCGTTGACGATCGGCGGCAGGTATCGCGTCTGGGTCGGCCAACTCGCGCAAAGCTACGCGGAGCGCCCGATGGAGACGGACTTCGATCAGACCGTTCAAGCTGTGTCCAGCGTCGTGGAGGAAGTAACGAACGTCCAAGTCGTGTCGGGAGATCGTCGGCTTACCCTGACTTGGAACGATCCGCAAAGCGCGAATGCGAGCAAGCTCCGGATCGCATGGCGCAAGCAAGGGACAGTCGAATACGGCGAGCCGGTCGAGATCGGGATAGGAATCGGAACTTACACGCTTATGAATTTGGACAATGACGCCGTATATGAGGCGCGGATCATCGTTGTGGATGTTAGCGGCGAAGCGTCCAGCGGCGTTGTGGTCACGGGCACGCCGAAGAAACCTTCCCAGCCTCCCGGCGGCGGATGGGGACCGGTTCCAACCGTTCCTGCGCTGCCTGCGAACGAACAGACCGTTACCGTCGCCGCCGGCGCACAGACCCACTCGTTCTTTAACGGAGAGGTCTCGCTCGTCCTGCCGGAAGGGGCCCTACCGACCGGGACGAAACTGCTCATCCGCAAAGTTCAGGAAACGGCTCCATTGCCCGCAGGCTTCAGCTCGTTAAGTGATTCTTACGAAATCTCCTCCGAAGGAGAAGCGCCTGCTCAGCCGATCGAGCTGCGCATCAAGCTTGCTTCCGATCGGATGATTCCGGATTTTCGCAAGCTGGGGATTTACCGTCATGAGGGTGGAAAATGGCATTACAATAGCAGTATCTCGCATTTGTCGACAAGAACCGTTACGGCCAACGTACGAAAATGGGGCAAATACGCCGTTCTCAGCTACAGCCGTTCGTTCGACGATCTGTTCGGCCATTGGAGCAAGGATGCCGTAGAAGTGTTGGCCAGTCGGCATATTGTGGACGGCGTGAACGAGCGCAAGTTCGTACCGAACCAATTCGTCACCCGGGCCGAAATCGCCAAGCTGTGGGCGGAAACGCTTGAATCGGTTGCTGGAAACGAGCTGCCGCAGGTGGAGAAGAAACAAATATTTATGGATGTGCCGCCGAACGCATGGTACTTCCCTTACGTGCAGGCCGCGGCTTCCTACGGCTTAGTTCAAGGCAGCGCCGGCAAGTTCAGGCCGAACGATCCGGTCACGAGAGAAGAGCTCGCGGTCCTGATCTCCAGACTCTTGGAACGGTTGAAAGTGACCTTGAATGAAGATACCGAGCTGCCGTTCAAGGATGCTTCCGGCATCTCGAGCTGGGCGCTTCAAGCGGTGAAACAGGTCTACGGGGAAGGGGCGATGATCGGGGTTTCCCCGAGTGAATTCGCTCCGAAAGCGAAGACGACCCGAGGCGAGGCGGCCATGGCGCTGTTCCGGATTTTGGATAAGCTGGACATGATAACGGGCGAGTAA